Proteins from a single region of Trichoderma asperellum chromosome 3, complete sequence:
- a CDS encoding uncharacterized protein (EggNog:ENOG41), with translation MSSQLPPIAKVAAGSSKPRAQDKVVIITGANSALGIGRATAHQFAESGARAIYLCDFDASNLEAHKKEINQLYPNVEIQTRQFDAADEAKVKAVVDDAMERYGRLDVFFANAGITGPNVIFTDISAEDFMNVHKVNTLSVFLATKYAAPAMKKTSPQKPKPSGSIIGTASVAGLRSNAGSTPYSSSKAAVVSLAQTMSYQLTGTGVRINAICPGIIETGMTAPVYEAARARGNEKKIGQLNPTRRGGHADEVARVVLFLGSDESSYINGQAWAVDGGLSAGHPFVPGKLA, from the exons ATGTCCTCTCAGCTCCCTCCCATTGCCAAGGTTGCGGCCGGATCCAGCAAGCCTCGAGCTCAAGACAaggtcgtcatcatcaccg GCGCCAACTCTGCCCTTGGCATTGGCCGCGCCACAGCTCATCAGTTTGCCGAGAGCGGCGCCCGAGCAATCTACCTGTGCGATTTTGACGCATCAAACCTTGAGGCTCACAAGAAGGAAATTAACCAGCTGTATCCCAATGTCGAGATTCAGACGCGTCAGTTTGATGCCGCGGATGAGGCCAAAGTAAAGGCCGTTGTAGACGACGCAATGGAACGCTACGGTCGCTTGGATGTCTTCTTTGCCAATGCCGGAATTACAGGCCCCAACGTAATCTTTACTGATATCAGCGCTGAGGATTTCATGAACGTTCACAAGGTCAACACTCTAAG TGTTTTCCTCGCTACCAAATATGCCGCCCCAGCAATGAAGAAGACATCTCCACAGAAACCCAAGCCCAGCGGAAGCATCATTGGTACCGCCTCTGTTGCCGGCCTGCGCTCCAACGCCGGCAGCACCCCTTACTCATCCTCCAAAGCTGCGGTTGTCTCCCTCGCCCAGACAATGTCCTACCAGCTTACGGGCACTGGTGTCCGCATAAATGCCATCTGCCCCGGCATCATTGAGACGGGCATGACCGCGCCCGTGTACGAAGCTGCGCGCGCCCGCGGCAATGAGAAAAAGATTGGCCAGCTTAACCCGACAAGGCGGGGTGGCCATGCTGATGAGGTTGCCCGTGTAGTGCTATTCCTGGGCAGTGATGAGTCCAGCTATATAAATGGACAGGCTTGGGCTGTCGACGGAGGACTGAGTGCAGGACACCCCTTTGTCCCAGGCAAACTGGCCTAG
- a CDS encoding uncharacterized protein (BUSCO:EOG092D0LL2~TransMembrane:1 (o289-311i)~MEROPS:MER0002197), whose amino-acid sequence MAFHGGLLPSMAAAAADTLPSITNTLARPWRPSPVPRQQIDATATTETARTESSAEATEKSTRIQLPDFLQQAPLYVSKAITPSAMAPTDIRASVSGLGRVGLLAANPILRRPFFQPINTVSPPLVNLFMRSTPAVSTPLRAMSTTRVLSGTLGMQHRGFGTANGISRSQLASVEESANRNPGNANLQNAFYQLLLRANMPGILVERYQTGRFATNAGTEDAYKRALAALNSGTSTVATATATPGFARGQWAGNEQAIANAALSGSMGVKGEPIHVVVQESTRSLVFRWVKFFATFIVFTYLCFAAVTILIETLSTFRRGPGAKADSEVKAEKQTTRFDDVHGCDEAKEELQEVVEFLRNPESFSDLGAKLPKGVLLVGPPGTGKTLLARAVAGEAGVPFFYMSGSEFDEIFVGVGAKRVRELFAAAKAKSPAIIFIDELDAIGGKRNPRDQAHSKQTLNQLLTELDGFDTDTKIIIMAATNLPKLLDKALTRPGRFDRHINVDLPDVRGRIAILKHHAKKIRLSPDVDLESIAARAPGQSGADLENMLNVAALRASRAKAREVSKNDIDWAFDRITMGAERKSMVVTEKEKEMTAYHEAGHALVQLFEKESSNRLYKVTILPKGPSLGHTAHVPAMDKYSYTAAEYMSNIRVLLGGKMAEEMRYGDDKVTSGVSNDLERATDLSFMMVTNFGMSNALGPVEYGRRYENLSSETKALIEGEVQKSLRKSYEDVRKLLTEKRKELDLLAQALVQYETLDKDEVEKVIRGEKLLDRTVVPKGPLTLPIPDDIPQPPGLGVPQPHPPITPAPPASAKSSAT is encoded by the exons ATGGCGTTCCACGGTGGTTTGCTGCCT tcaatggcagcagccgcagcggaCACTTTGCCTTCGATAACAAACACTCTTGCGAGACCCTGGCGACCTTCCCCCGTGCCCCGCCAGCAAATCGATGCGACTGCTACAACCGAGACTGCGCGAACAGAGTCGTCTGCCGAGGCGACAGAGAAG TCGACGCGGATCCAGTTGCCCGATTTCCTCCAACAAGCACCACTGTACGTTTCTAAGGCTATCACCCCCAGTGCGATGGCGCCAACCGACATTCGCGCTTCCGTCTCTGGATTGGGTCGGGTTGGTTTGCTCGCAGCGAATCCAATCCTCCGACGACCTTTCTTCCAGCCCATCAACACTGTCTCGCCTCCTCTGGTCAATCTGTTCATGCGATCTACCCCCGCCGTCTCAACCCCGCTACGCGCAATGTCCACGACCCGGGTTCTTTCCGGAACACTCGGTATGCAGCACAGAGGCTTTGGAACAGCAAATGGAATTTCTCGCAGTCAATTAGCCTCTGTCGAAGAATCAGCAAACAGGAACCCCGGAAACGCAAATCTTCAAAACGCCTTCTATCAGCTTCTTTTGAGAGCCAACATGCCTGGCATCTTGGTGGAAAGATATCAAACTGGCCGTTTCGCGACAAATGCAGGTACTGAGGACGCTTACAAGAGGGCACTGGCTGCTCTCAACAGTGGCACAAGCACCGTGGCTACAGCTACAGCGACACCTGGATTTGCCCGTGGCCAATGGGCAGGAAACGAACAGGCCATCGCTAATGCCGCTCTCAGTGGCTCGATGGGCGTCAAGGGAGAACCAATCCACGTTGTCGTCCAAGAATCCACTCGGTCGCTTGTCTTTCGCTGGGTCAAGTTTTTCGCTACCTTCATTGTTTTCACCTACTTGTGTTTTGCAGCTGTGACAATCCTGATTGAGACGCTGAGCACCTTCAGACGTGGTCCAGGCGCCAAGGCCGACTCTGAGGTCAAGGCTGAAAAACAGACAACTCGGTTTGACGATGTTCATGGATGCGACGAGGCCAAAGAAGAGCTACAAGAGGTGGTCGAATTCCTGCGCAACCCCGAGAGTTTCTCCGACCTTGGTGCTAAGCTGCCCAAAGGAGTTCTGCTAGTTGGTCCCCCCGGTACTGGAAAGACGCTTCTCGCTCGGGCTGTTGCCGGAGAAGCTGGTGTTCCTTTCTTCTACATGTCTGGAAGTGAATTTGATGAAATCTTTGTCGGTGTTGGAGCCAAACGCGTTCGAGAACTGTTCGcagcggccaaggccaagtccCCTGCTATCATCTTCATTGACGAACTGGATGCGATTGGCGGAAAGCGTAACCCAAGGGATCAAGCTCACTCCAAGCAGACCTTGAATCAACTGCTTACAGAACTTGATGGATTCGACACGGACACTAAGATTATCATCATGGCAGCTACCAACTTGCCCAAACTTCTTGACAAGGCTCTTACCCGGCCTGGACGGTTCGATCGACATATCAACGTGGATTTGCCGGACGTTCGCGGCCGCATTGCCATTTTGAAGCACCATGCCAAGAAGATCAGGCTGTCACCTGATGTGGACCTTGAATCCATTGCTGCACGCGCTCCTGGACAATCTGGCGCTGATCTCGAGAACATGCTAAACGTCGCGGCGCTGCGCGCTAGCAGGGCCAAGGCTCGTGAGGTTTCTAAGAATGACATTGACTGGGCATTCGACCGCATCACCATGGGCGCAGAGAGAAAGTCAATGGTGGTgacagagaaggagaaggaaatgaCTGCATACCACGAGGCTGGCCACGCTCTTGTCCAACTGTTCGAAAAGGAAAGCTCCAACAGACTCTACAAGGTTACGATTCTTCCCAAGGGACCTTCTCTGGGCCATACTGCTCATGTTCCTGCCATGGACAAGTACTCTTACACTGCGGCCGAATACATGTCCAACATCCGCGTGCTCCTCGGAGGCAAGATGGCAGAAGAGATGCGATACGGCGACGATAAAGTCACTTCCGGTGTTTCCAAT GATCTCGAGAGGGCTACTGATTTGAGTTTCATGATGGTCACCAACTTTGGCATGTCCAATGCTCTGGGGCCCGTTGAATACGGCAGACGATATGAGAATCTCAGCTCTGAGACCAAGGCTTTGATTGAAGGCGAAGTCCAGAAGTCGCTAAGGAAATCCTACGAAGATGTGAGAAAACTATTGACGGAAAAGCGGAAGGAGCTTGATCTTCTGGCGCAGGCACTGGTTCAGTACGAAACGCTGGATAAAGATGAGGTAGAGAAGGTGATTCGgggagagaagctgcttgaCCGGACAGTTGTACCCAAAGGACCACTAACTCTACCAATCCCTGACGACATTCCTCAGCCCCCCGGCCTGGGCGTTCCTCAACCTCACCCACCCATTAcaccagctcctccagcttctGCTAAATCATCTGCTACATAA
- a CDS encoding uncharacterized protein (EggNog:ENOG41~BUSCO:EOG092D4SCY~SECRETED:SignalP(1-21)), with the protein MRSFLLCSAIAGLAIAHGSHSQKPIVDANANWMTKHMAEEHHADGWDAASFFSLHDYDSDGYWKGEELLRTYGLMDESNRHVSWERRDDILRQLLDLMDLNRDGVVSRDEWTDYISQGKTLPDMGTGPGHHGDDEYEYEIHHWEKYHDENSKLEDLNHPEDIEHFRKHEQMEEEEEKLEKMDQMAIIEENIPKKFLRVN; encoded by the exons ATGAGATCGTTCCTCCTCTGCTCTGCCATTGCGGGCCTGGCCATTGCCCATGGCTCCCACTCCCAGAAGCCAATTGTCGATGCAAACGCCAACTGGATGACAAAACACATGGCTG AGGAGCATCACGCTGACGGCTGGGACGCGgcctcctttttctctctccacgACTACGACAGCGACGGCTACTGGAAAGGCGAAGAGCTCCTCCGCACCTACGGCCTCATGGACGAATCCAACAGGCACGTCTCCTGGGAGCGCCGCGATGACATCTTGCGCCAGCTCCTCGACCTCATGGACCTGAATCGTGACGGTGTCGTCAGCCGCGACGAATGGACAGACTACATCTCACAAGGCAAGACGCTTCCGGACATGGGCACAGGTCCCGGCCAccacggcgacgacgaatACGAATATGAGATTCACCACTGGGAGAAGTATCACGACGAGAACTCCAAGCTGGAAGATTTGAATCATCCGGAAGACATTGAGCACTTCCGGAAACATGAGcagatggaagaggaggaggagaagctggagaagatggacCAAATGGCCATCATAGAGGAGAATATCCCCAAGAAATTTCTGCGGGtcaattaa
- a CDS encoding uncharacterized protein (EggNog:ENOG41) codes for MSSQRLMCEPDFRPFRCKWESCTKAFKRRSDLTRHYKIHTDDRPHPCTAPGCEKRFIQRSALVVHTRTHTGEKPHECQFLGCIKRFSDSSSLSRHRHVHTRKRPRRCGHIECPNGFCRRKVLIKQEHQLQQRNFFRIPRGESASDSESSRSPSTTAQPDTPQSLQDNMIPQVSVFQESAAEFSPSVDPLDEQEYSYGIDKLFDNDELLATQYHCLTEQAHQPTINMTGPSLSLANTSNRGATALQTTSLFHFVMPPYGEIGHNYPLLNNFNASSMEQRERGMIYSQQSHHSQQKMPIAAEQILNHTVEDYSTPVLIKSEPWFGFGSLFI; via the exons ATGAGCTCCCAGAGATTAATGTGCGAGCCTGACTTTCGACCATTTCGCTGCAAATGGGAGTCGTGTACCAAG GCTTTCAAGCGAAGATCAGATCTGACGAGGCATTATAAAATCCACACAGACGACCGACCACACCCATGCACGGCGCCTGGCTGTGAAAAGCGGTTTATTCAGCGCAGTGCTCTCGTTGTCCACACTCGAACGCATACCGGTGAGAAGCCGCACGAGTGCCAATTCCTTGGCTGCATAAAAAGGTTCTCAGAT TCTTCAAGCCTTTCCAGACATCGCCATGTACATACCAGAAAACGCCCTCGTAGGTGTGGACATATAGAATGTCCCAATGG CTTCTGTCGCCGAAAGGTCTTAATAAAACAAGAACACCAGCTTCAGCAGCGTAATTTCTTCCGTATTCCAAGAGGAGAAAGCGCCTCTGATTCAGAGTCAAGCCGGTCGCCATCTACAACTGCTCAGCCAGATACTCCTCAGTCTCTCCAGGACAATATGATTCCACAAGTTTCGGTATTTCAGGAGAGCGCAGCTGAATTCTCACCATCTGTGGATCCGCTGGATGAGCAAGAATATAGCTATGGCATAGACAAGCTATTTGACAACGACGAACTATTGGCTACCCAATATCACTGCTTGACTGAGCAAGCGCACCAACCTACAATCAATATGACAGGCCCATCTCTGAGTCTCGCCAACACGTCAAATAGAGGAGCTACTGCTCTACAGACAACTTCACTATTCCACTTCGTCATGCCGCCATATGGTGAAATTGGTCATAACTATCCTCTATTAAACAATTTCAACGCATCTTCAATGGAGCAACGTGAGAGAGGAATGATATACTCTCAACAGTCACATCATTCTCAGCAGAAAATGCCAATCGCAGCAGAGCAGATCCTAAACCATACAGTAGAGGACTATAGTACTCCTGTGCTGATCAAATCTGAGCCGTGGTTTGGATTCGGATCTCTCTTTATTTGA
- a CDS encoding uncharacterized protein (EggNog:ENOG41~TransMembrane:1 (o199-220i)) → MDKAKCTDDSHATRDSPTCSAECQAQLLTSLASSDEALKTACLTLSDRHRCGRDDFYIPYYCGSQLCTINGKRDADQQSIISRLISSCESSGLINLALLDQDRDILGALLDEHEPIHRQQRFSTTPAVAFPAATASGFPEEGFHTITIKTSFSSIPSIVHDLTASGLSATHLAISVESSKYQHHQRSTVANQVSSTTKVTIGVSVMVGVLVIIGFIGWHLRMKIRFRNKKRISRPIKPISPPATPLISPSSSHAAPPKAPLTPPARLQERRFLLPRALSLRRNNQRRRSDGPSSQDKVGMPLAPLSPLSTSNARRSPEEGEHQGITSTTSISMTKSPARPPRDDNPSETSISSVFSHVGTVRAASNVSIGSAQNKYSSATVTELPRPPLRVYEAPPAVGRLTSPGPPPTRALPSLPLDGRTSPLKSPLSPTSPTRRGSPSIASISGSSVSVSEGNGDSQRVWEGNSHSDLRGSVEVALQSPRRVRHVRSPLLNEVRLDKVL, encoded by the exons ATGGACAAAGCTAAATGCACTGACGACTCTCATGCTACTCGAGATAGTCCTACTTGTTCCGCTGAATGCCAAGCGCAGCTTTTGACGTCTCTGGCATCTAGTGACGAGGCGCTTAAGACAGCGTGTCTGACGCTCTCAGATAGACACAGATGTGGTCGAGATGACTTTTATATTCCTTATTATTGTGGCTCACAATTATGCACAATTAATGGCAAAAGAGATGCTGATCAACAAT CAATCATAAGTCGGCTCATCAGCTCCTGTGAAAG TAGTGGGTTGATCAACTTGGCACTACTTGATCAAGATCGCGATATCTTAGGCGCTCTCCTGGATGAACATGAACCCATTCATCGACAACAGAGGTTTTCAACTACACCAGCCGTGGCTTTCCCAGCTGCAACTGCGTCAGGATTCCCCGAAGAAGGGTTCCATACTATCACAATTAAGACAagcttttcttctattcCCTCCATAGTACACGATTTAACCGCGTCAGGCCTCTCTGCTACTCATCTGGCTATCTCAGTAGAGAGCTCAAAGTACCAACATCATCAGAGGTCCACAGTCGCAAACCAAGTGTCCTCCACCACGAAAGTCACCATTGGTGTATCCGTCATGGTCGGAGTTCTCGTCATTATTGGCTTCATAGGGTGGCACCTGAGGATGAAGATACGCTTTCGCAACAAAAAACGAATAAGTCGTCCCATTAAGCCCATCAGCCCTCCCGCTACGCCGCTCATATCGCCATCGAGCTCACATGCCGCACCACCAAAGGCCCCATTGACGCCGCCTGCACGACTACAAGAGCGCCGTTTCTTGCTTCCAAGGGCATTGAGTCTTCGTCGTAACAATCAGCGTCGTCGATCTGATGGTCCATCTTCACAGGATAAGGTCGGGATGCCATTGGCGCCGCTTTCGCCTCTGTCAACCTCCAACGCGAGACGAAGCCCTGAAGAAGGCGAGCACCAGGGTATAACGTCAACGACATCGATTTCAATGACAAAGTCTCCGGCCAGGCCGCCTAGGGACGACAATCCATCAGAAACTAGCATTTCCAGCGTCTTCAGTCATGTTGGCACTGTTAGAGCTGCATCGAATGTATCCATTGGCTCGGCGCAAAATAAGTACAGCAGTGCCACGGTTACCGAACTCCCAAGGCCGCCACTGCGTGTATATGAGGCACCGCCGGCGGTTGGTCGCTTGACAAGCCCTGGGCCGCCTCCCACTCGGGCGCTACCGAGTCTTCCTTTGGATGGTCGGACAAGTCCCTTGAAGTCGCCTCTATCACCTACCAGTCCGACGCGAAGAGGTTCGCCGAGCATCGCATCTATATCGGGATCGTCTGTTAGTGTAAGTGAAGGTAACGGAGATTCTCAAAGGGTGTGGGAAGGAAATAGTCACAGTGACTTGAGGGGATCGGTAGAGGTGGCTTTGCAGTCACCGAGGAGGGTGAGGCATGTGAGGAGCCCGTTATTGAATGAAGTTCGTTTAGACAAGGTGTTGTGA
- a CDS encoding uncharacterized protein (BUSCO:EOG092D1XPE) has translation MAARQLDDKKSHRKPKSRSRPVNPIAAAIQSWIPAALPPLESGDQDLRNESLINSAPKRFTIYEPLALLPTGSFTSEAWTSILRTCDEAACNSLWQSILQEISKAGQGVVTHLAVNEGIPLHKDGEDNENVRRSPSGLRMLFGDFGSWEGVGENPTKSDFENAFWVRTKQNGIFQTWAPRWTMFSRGNVKEKARVLGFKRPMAKGRENQKEDNSWAVDLYAGIGYFVFSYAALGMRVLCWEINPWSVEGLRRGALANKWSVKVIEGDDLLLPVEQLLAGGERIIVFLESNEKAQGRIGEIQETGLARNIEHVNCGFLPTSEPVWKSAWEVTKLAPEAWLHLHENVGVGDIESRRGSIQGAFETWAVSGASSRTPKVEHVEQVKTFAPGVWHCVFDVRITGGSISNNGT, from the coding sequence ATGGCGGCTCGGCAGTTGGACGACAAAAAGTCTCACAGAAAGCCCAAGTCACGCTCTCGGCCTGTCAACCCTATCGCTGCGGCAATACAAAGCTGGATCCCTGCAGCACTTCCTCCGTTAGAGTCTGGCGACCAGGATTTACGAAATGAGAGTCTTATAAACTCTGCGCCTAAACGGTTTACGATTTACGAGCCTCTCGCCTTACTCCCGACTGGCAGCTTCACAAGCGAAGCGTGGACCTCTATCTTACGGACCTGCGATGAAGCTGCCTGTAATTCACTATGGCAATCCATCTTGCAGGAGATTTCGAAGGCTGGGCAAGGAGTTGTGACGCATCTAGCTGTTAATGAGGGTATACCGCTGCAcaaggatggagaagacaaTGAGAATGTGCGAAGAAGCCCAAGCGGGCTGAGGATGCTCTTTGGAGATTTTGGATCTTGGGAAGGCGTGGGCGAGAATCCTACAAAGAGCGATTTTGAAAACGCCTTTTGGGTTAGGACGAAGCAAAACGGCATATTCCAGACGTGGGCGCCGAGATGGACCATGTTTTCTCGTGGCAACGTCAAGGAAAAGGCAAGGGTGCTGGGATTCAAGCGTCCTATGGCCAAGGGAAGGGAAAACCAAAAAGAGGACAACAGCTGGGCGGTTGATCTGTATGCCGGCATTGGATACTTTGTGTTTTCTTATGCGGCTCTGGGAATGAGGGTTTTGTGCTGGGAGATTAATCCCTGGAGCGTCGAGGGTCTTCGACGAGGTGCTTTGGCTAACAAGTGGAGTGTCAAAGTTATTGAGGGGGATGATTTGTTACTACCAGTGGAACAGCTCCTGGCTGGAGGTGAAAGGATTATTGTCTTTCTAGAGAGCAATGAAAAGGCACAGGGACGGATTGGAGAGATACAGGAGACGGGGCTTGCTAGGAACATTGAGCACGTCAATTGCGGGTTCTTACCCACGAGTGAGCCGGTCTGGAAAAGCGCCTGGGAAGTGACAAAGCTGGCTCCGGAAGCATGGCTACATTTGCACGAGAATGTCGGTGTTGGTGACATCGAATCCCGGCGAGGATCAATTCAAGGGGCCTTTGAGACGTGGGCTGTTTCGGGGGCAAGTTCTAGGACTCCAAAGGTCGAGCACGTTGAGCAGGTCAAGACGTTTGCGCCGGGGGTTTGGCATTGCGTCTTTGACGTTCGTATTACAGGCGGTAGTATATCTAATAATGGTACATGA